In Phaseolus vulgaris cultivar G19833 chromosome 10, P. vulgaris v2.0, whole genome shotgun sequence, a single genomic region encodes these proteins:
- the LOC137819410 gene encoding probable pectinesterase/pectinesterase inhibitor 36 isoform X1: MATYATTTTTTLFLLLGMATTTLCLQEKGVLQMAQNHVSLAKNWVANALRLHGFESLSLSDKTSVVALRDCAKLYEESECRLSHMMSQNSSYTKEDALTWISALMTNHRTCLDGLQEKGYVQAQILDTNLTMSLKQALILYSKNKGIAKGPPPQGTISKASGILESWSEASYEPDFTVAQDGSGTHRTIQAAVNAIGHDRPARVIIHVKSGIYTEKVQIGQKLHNVMLVGDGIDKTIVTANRNVAQGSTTMNSATFADVSGDGFWARDMTFENSAGPEKHQAVALKVSSDLSVFYRCSFKGYQDTLYVHSNRQFYRDCHIYGTIDFIFGDAAVVLQNCDILVRKPMSQQANFITAQGRDDPNENTGIAIQSCRVRAASEFVALKDSYKTFLGRPWKRYSRTLFLKSELDGLIDPKGWGEWSGNFAVSTLFYGEYMNTGSGASTENRVTWPGFHVLRSASEASPFTVNQFLQGERWIPATGVPFSSGI, from the exons ATGGCCACTTatgccaccaccaccaccaccaccttgtTCCTCCTCCTTGGCATGGCCACCACCACCCTTTGCCTCCAAGAAAAGGGTGTCCTCCAAATGGCCCAAAATCATGTTTCTCTAGCCAAGAACTGGGTGGCAAACGCTTTGAGATTGCATGGCTTTGAAAGCCTAAGCCTTTCTGACAAAACAAGTGTTGTAGCCCTTAGAGACTGTGCGAAGCTGTACGAGGAGAGCGAGTGTAGGCTCTCTCACATGATGTCCCAAAACAGCAGTTACACCAAAGAAGATGCACTCACATGGATAAGTGCTTTGATGACAAATCACAGGACCTGTTTGGATGGTCTGCAAGAAAAAGGGTATGTTCAAGCTCAGATTCTGGATACAAACTTGACCATGTCGCTTAAGCAAGCTCTTATTTTGTATTCAAAGAATAAAGGCATAGCCAAAG GACCACCACCACAGGGAACAATATCCAAAGCTTCTGGCATTTTAGAATCATGGAGTGAAGCAAGCTATGAGCCAGACTTCACAGTGGCACAGGATGGTTCAGGAACCCACAGAACAATCCAAGCAGCAGTGAATGCAATTGGACATGATCGTCCTGCAAGAGTAATCATACATGTAAAATCAGGGATCTATACTGAGAAGGTGCAAATTGGACAGAAACTGCATAATGTAATGCTTGTAGGAGATGGCATAGACAAAACTATTGTTACTGCCAACAGAAATGTTGCTCAAGGTTCTACCACTATGAACTCAGCCACGTTTG CAGATGTATCAGGTGATGGATTTTGGGCAAGAGACATGACATTTGAGAACAGTGCAGGCCCAGAAAAGCACCAAGCAGTGGCACTAAAGGTTAGTTCAGACTTATCAGTGTTCTATAGGTGCAGCTTCAAAGGCTATCAAGACACTCTTTACGTTCATTCAAATCGCCAATTCTACCGTGACTGTCACATATATGGCACCATAGATTTCATATTCGGGGATGCTGCAGTGGTGCTACAGAACTGTGACATCTTAGTGAGGAAGCCAATGAGCCAGCAAGCCAACTTCATCACAGCACAAGGAAGAGATGACCCTAACGAGAACACTGGGATTGCAATCCAGAGTTGCAGGGTTAGAGCAGCATCAGAGTTTGTGGCCCTGAAGGACTCCTACAAGACATTCCTTGGAAGGCCCTGGAAGAGGTACTCAAGGACTCTGTTCCTCAAGAGTGAGTTGGATGGACTAATTGATCCAAAAGGGTGGGGTGAATGGAGTGGAAACTTTGCAGTCTCAACTTTGTTCTATGGAGAGTATATGAACACAGGAAGTGGTGCCTCTACAGAAAATAGGGTGACTTGGCCTGGTTTTCATGTGCTGAGAAGTGCTAGTGAGGCCTCACCCTTCACAGTGAACCAGTTTCTGCAAGGAGAAAGGTGGATTCCTGCTACAGGGGTGCCATTCTCTTCTGGAATATGA
- the LOC137819410 gene encoding probable pectinesterase/pectinesterase inhibitor 36 isoform X2, with translation MATYATTTTTTLFLLLGMATTTLCLQEKGVLQMAQNHVSLAKNWVANALRLHGFESLSLSDKTSVVALRDCAKLYEESECRLSHMMSQNSSYTKEDALTWISALMTNHRTCLDGLQEKGYVQAQILDTNLTMSLKQALILYSKNKGIAKGPPPQGTISKASGILESWSEASYEPDFTVAQDGSGTHRTIQAAVNAIGHDRPARVIIHVKSGIYTEKVQIGQKLHNVMLVGDGIDKTIVTANRNVAQGSTTMNSATFDVSGDGFWARDMTFENSAGPEKHQAVALKVSSDLSVFYRCSFKGYQDTLYVHSNRQFYRDCHIYGTIDFIFGDAAVVLQNCDILVRKPMSQQANFITAQGRDDPNENTGIAIQSCRVRAASEFVALKDSYKTFLGRPWKRYSRTLFLKSELDGLIDPKGWGEWSGNFAVSTLFYGEYMNTGSGASTENRVTWPGFHVLRSASEASPFTVNQFLQGERWIPATGVPFSSGI, from the exons ATGGCCACTTatgccaccaccaccaccaccaccttgtTCCTCCTCCTTGGCATGGCCACCACCACCCTTTGCCTCCAAGAAAAGGGTGTCCTCCAAATGGCCCAAAATCATGTTTCTCTAGCCAAGAACTGGGTGGCAAACGCTTTGAGATTGCATGGCTTTGAAAGCCTAAGCCTTTCTGACAAAACAAGTGTTGTAGCCCTTAGAGACTGTGCGAAGCTGTACGAGGAGAGCGAGTGTAGGCTCTCTCACATGATGTCCCAAAACAGCAGTTACACCAAAGAAGATGCACTCACATGGATAAGTGCTTTGATGACAAATCACAGGACCTGTTTGGATGGTCTGCAAGAAAAAGGGTATGTTCAAGCTCAGATTCTGGATACAAACTTGACCATGTCGCTTAAGCAAGCTCTTATTTTGTATTCAAAGAATAAAGGCATAGCCAAAG GACCACCACCACAGGGAACAATATCCAAAGCTTCTGGCATTTTAGAATCATGGAGTGAAGCAAGCTATGAGCCAGACTTCACAGTGGCACAGGATGGTTCAGGAACCCACAGAACAATCCAAGCAGCAGTGAATGCAATTGGACATGATCGTCCTGCAAGAGTAATCATACATGTAAAATCAGGGATCTATACTGAGAAGGTGCAAATTGGACAGAAACTGCATAATGTAATGCTTGTAGGAGATGGCATAGACAAAACTATTGTTACTGCCAACAGAAATGTTGCTCAAGGTTCTACCACTATGAACTCAGCCACGTTTG ATGTATCAGGTGATGGATTTTGGGCAAGAGACATGACATTTGAGAACAGTGCAGGCCCAGAAAAGCACCAAGCAGTGGCACTAAAGGTTAGTTCAGACTTATCAGTGTTCTATAGGTGCAGCTTCAAAGGCTATCAAGACACTCTTTACGTTCATTCAAATCGCCAATTCTACCGTGACTGTCACATATATGGCACCATAGATTTCATATTCGGGGATGCTGCAGTGGTGCTACAGAACTGTGACATCTTAGTGAGGAAGCCAATGAGCCAGCAAGCCAACTTCATCACAGCACAAGGAAGAGATGACCCTAACGAGAACACTGGGATTGCAATCCAGAGTTGCAGGGTTAGAGCAGCATCAGAGTTTGTGGCCCTGAAGGACTCCTACAAGACATTCCTTGGAAGGCCCTGGAAGAGGTACTCAAGGACTCTGTTCCTCAAGAGTGAGTTGGATGGACTAATTGATCCAAAAGGGTGGGGTGAATGGAGTGGAAACTTTGCAGTCTCAACTTTGTTCTATGGAGAGTATATGAACACAGGAAGTGGTGCCTCTACAGAAAATAGGGTGACTTGGCCTGGTTTTCATGTGCTGAGAAGTGCTAGTGAGGCCTCACCCTTCACAGTGAACCAGTTTCTGCAAGGAGAAAGGTGGATTCCTGCTACAGGGGTGCCATTCTCTTCTGGAATATGA